In Silene latifolia isolate original U9 population chromosome X, ASM4854445v1, whole genome shotgun sequence, the following proteins share a genomic window:
- the LOC141618648 gene encoding uncharacterized protein LOC141618648, with product MFREPSEAEREADSAGASGDDLLLPDEDYSAFLYGRLAYWPVVEVEAAGIEPPEYPETLEYTDATGRTTISELRDFDVAVTDAGLDDWQHLIRRVAPSRFVALWRVANRLRATAIEALVGGRGRQAGRELERELTQSREETARLSRELEFRDAEIAALMARVAELEGAQQ from the exons atgtttagggagccttctgaggctgagagggaggcggactcggctggtgctagtggcgacgaccttcttctccctgacgaggattattcggcgttcctttacgggaggttggcgtattggccggtagtg gaggttgaggcggcgggcatcgagcccccagagtaccccgagaccctcgagtacactgacgctactgggaggacgacgatctccgagttacgtgactttgacgtagctgtgacggatgctggcctagatgactggcagcatctgattcggagg gtcgcgccatctcggtttgtggcactatggagggtggccaaccggctacgagctacggccatcgaggcactcgtcggcggtcgaggtcgtcag GCcggtcgtgagctggagcgagagttgacccagtctcgggaggagacggctcgtttgtcaagggagctcgagtttcgggacgccgagattgccgctcttatggcgagggttgccgagctggagggtgcccagcagtag